The proteins below come from a single Argentina anserina chromosome 1, drPotAnse1.1, whole genome shotgun sequence genomic window:
- the LOC126793684 gene encoding uncharacterized membrane protein At3g27390, whose protein sequence is MELSQTWSPGLKGLYVVFAFCSALFLGFLKAVIVGPVSALILIVGNVGIIVGLFPAHIAWTIYTLVKIDRFDIPLKVAILFGLPALLGIWLGLSVAGSVLVGVGYGFFTPWVSTFEAFRHGNELNKFKHCVVDGTWGTVEGSCTVVRDFADLCYHSYPLYLKELRESPASEEVRTLRLIHIPACILVGVLGLMVEIPLYTAIAVVKSPYMLFKGWYRLIHDMISREGPFLEVACIPIAGLTILMWPIVVVGSIILTVVSSIFVGLYAAVVVYQERSFKRGVTYVIAMVAEFDEYTNDWLYLPEGTIFPKPQYRKRAVSQLSELSVRGRQAAEGKLSSATMEAPAMHMPSLANSRSVKESIHEVKMVQIWGHMMRSCELRGKQLLDEEAITPSDLYEWLKSEKSNEGSIISVGLPSYSFLHTILCSIRSNSPGLLLLDDVEVTYLNRPHDKLTDWFFNPIMVLKEQVKVIKLEEGEVRFLEKVLLFGSIRQRMEAWDNASLVPQDVLRAAQVQGISRRMTGMMKGVSKLPTYRRRFHQVVKNLITYSIQKEATIPPGSIESTSIEDV, encoded by the exons ATGGAGTTGTCACAAACTTGGAGCCCTGGGCTGAAAGGTCTCTACGTGGTGTTTGCTTTCTGCTCTGCTctctttctgggttttctcaAAG CTGTTATTGTTGGTCCTGTTTCTGCTCTAATACTGATTGTAGGGAACGTGGGAATCATTGTGGGATTGTTTCCTGCACATATTGCCTGGACAATCTATACTCTTGTAAA GATTGATCGATTTGATATACCACTTAAAGTTGCAATCTTGTTTGGCTTGCCTGCTCTACTTGGTATCTGGTTGGGTTTGAGCGTAGCTGGGAGTGTTCTTGTGGGCGTGGGCTATGGGTTCTTCACTCCTTGGGTTTCTACCTTTGAGGCTTTCAGGCATGGAAATGAGTTGAACAAGTTCAAACATTGTGTTGTG GATGGAACTTGGGGAACTGTTGAAGGAAGCTGCACTGTAGTTAGAGACTTTGCAGACTTGTGTTACCATTCGTATCCACTCTACTTGAAGGAGTTGCGCGAATCCCCTGCTTCAGAAGAAGTTCGAACTTTAAG GCTGATTCATATACCAGCATGTATACTAGTTGGTGTTTTGGGGCTAATGGTGGAGATTCCTCTTTACACTGCAATTGCTGTTGTGAAGAGTCCATATATGCTGTTTAAGGGCTGGTATCGACTGATCCACGATATGATTAGTCGAGAAGGACCATTTCTTGAAGTAGCTTGCATCCCAATTGCTGGTTTGACAATCCTTATGTGGCCAATTGTGGTTGTTGGAAGCATCATACTGACAGTTGTCTCCAGTATTTTTGTTGGATTATATGCAGCAGTTGTAGTATATCAG GAAAGATCTTTCAAGAGAGGTGTGACCTACGTGATCGCAATGGTTGCTGAGTTTGATGAGTACACAAATGACTGGTTATATCTTCCAGAGGGCACAATCTTTCCGAA GCCCCAATATCGAAAAAGAGCTGTCTCTCAATTATCAGAGCTTTCTGTCCGAGGAAGGCAAGCGGCTGAAGGTAAGCTCAGTTCTGCTACGATGGAGGCACCTGCAATGCATATGCCAAGTTTGGCCAATTCCAGATCAGTCAAGGAATCTATACATGAAGTAAAAATGGTGCAG ATATGGGGACATATGATGAGATCCTGTGAACTGAGGGGTAAGCAACTGTTGGATGAGGAAGCAATAACCCCGAGTGATCTCTATGAATGGTTGAAATCCGAGAAGAGCAATGAAGGGTCCATTATTAGTGTTGGCTTGCCTAGTTATTCGTTCCTGCACACAATTCTCTGCTCCATCAGATCAAACTCACCCGGTTTGCTGCTGCTTGATGATGTTGAGGTTACCTATTTGAACAGACCACATGACAAACTGACGGACTGGTTCTTCAATCCTATAATGGTCCTGAAGGAACAGGTCAAGGTCATAAAATTGGAAGAGGGCGAGGTGAGATTTCTGGAGAAAGTACTACTTTTCGGAAGCATCAGACAGCGCATGGAGGCTTGGGATAATGCAAGTTTAGTACCTCAAGATGTTCTAAGAGCTGCTCAAGTCCAAGGCATTAGTAGAAG GATGACTGGGATGATGAAAGGTGTCTCGAAACTTCCCACTTATAGGAGGAGATTTCACCAAGTTGTGAAGAACTTGATCACATATTCCATACAGAAAGAGGCTACCATTCCACCCGGCTCCATTGAATCTACCTCCATTGAAGATGTTTAG
- the LOC126797262 gene encoding E3 ubiquitin-protein ligase ATL4-like, protein MSLEAIVLLILFILVAALLLYYYIRRLHPLPHSAAAPLHSSSSRRRQVSPAPPSSSAGLPLPRFKFSDLTRPGSVTVTGDCAICLSEFEPDDDLRLLPLCLHAFHVECIDTWLAGESRICPICRAEIFRSDSDLFRATASGGSFRLEIGNVSRGRRPDTAAFSSSRVHSLSGGELEYIVDQEWELLMLPVPDGGEEGENVAVVIDGQAPSADTSEYQGGHGMVFTGSSRRWTDLSAVFEALSRWLS, encoded by the exons ATGTCATTGGAGGCGATTGTGCTCCTCATCCTCTTCATCCTAGTCGCCGCTCTGCTCCTCTACTACTACATccg CCGACTACATCCTCTCCCTCACTCCGCCGCGGCGCCCCTCCACAGCTCAAGCTCTCGCCGCCGGCAAGTCTCTCCCGcacctccctcctcctccgccggccTCCCCCTCCCGCGGTTCAAGTTCTCCGACTTGACTCGCCCCGGCTCCGTCACCGTCACCGGAGACTGCGCGATCTGCCTATCGGAGTTCGAGCCGGACGACGACCTCCGCCTCCTCCCGCTCTGCCTACACGCCTTCCACGTCGAGTGCATCGACACCTGGCTCGCCGGCGAGTCGCGGATCTGTCCGATTTGCCGCGCCGAGATTTTCCGGTCCGACTCGGACCTCTTCCGCGCTACCGCCTCCGGCGGAAGCTTCCGGCTGGAGATCGGCAACGTCAGCCGCGGACGGCGGCCTGACACGGCGGCGTTTTCGAGCTCGCGAGTCCACTCGCTTAGCGGAGGCGAGTTGGAGTACATTGTGGATCAGGAGTGGGAGCTTCTGATGTTGCCGGTTCCCGACGGCGGAGAGGAGGGGGAGAACGTTGCCGTCGTAATCGATGGCCAAGCTCCGTCGGCGGACACGTCGGAGTATCAGGGTGGCCACGGCATGGTTTTTACAGGTAGCAGCCGTCGGTGGACGGATTTGTCGGCGGTATTTGAGGCACTTTCACGGTGGCTGTCCTGA
- the LOC126801006 gene encoding uncharacterized protein LOC126801006, with protein MDSICNGRGVQMLELDFLEYPAYIQSSRPVRYALSQNVLGIEKGSGLNPSCSDIPREHISKYIGFKSLKVLDLKSVDVTGNVLERLSISDSSKLDNIKIIYPSTSLKYLVIQQCYNINRIEISDANLISFIYDADKAFIYDPVEVELFLKNLPLLVEVSLGAIHSIDFIEVAPHISCCLSQQEILKLSNLRPSYKWDSLYPTLSNLKHLELAFDEKDDCGLLQLASFISASPLLETLVLQLDCLSSSLTRKGPFPHKKAAKCYHQNIKVVEIIRYGGTTRQIDLVKYVTKTAFSLE; from the exons ATGGATTCAATTTGTAATGGAAGGGGAGTTCAAATGCTTGAGTTGGACTTCTTGGAATATCCTGCTTACATTCAATCCAGTAGACCCGTGCGCTATGCACTTAGCCAAAATGTTTTAGGTATTGAAAAAGGTTCTGGTTTGAATCCATCGTGTTCTGATATACCACGTGAACATATTAGTAAATATATCGGGTTTAAGTCGCTAAAAGTTCTTGATTTGAAATCAGTTGATGTGACTGGAAATGTTCTTGAGAGACTTTCCATCTCTGATTCCTCAAAGTTGGATAACATCAAAATTATCTATCCCTCAACTTCATTGAAGTACTTGGTGATACAACAATGTTACAACATTAACAGAATTGAGATTTCTGATGCTAATCTCATTTCATTCATTTACGATGCAGACAAGGCATTCATTTATGACCCAGTTGAGGTAGAGTTGTTTCTTAAGAATCTACCGCTTCTTGTTGAGGTGTCCCTTGGTGCAATCCATTCAATTGATTTCATAGAGGTTGCCCCTCACATTTCTTGCTGCCTTTCACAACAAGAgattctcaaactgagtaattTGAGGCCG AGCTACAAGTGGGATTCATTATATCCTACACTATCTAATCTCAAGCATTTGGAATTAGCATTTGATGAAAAGGATGATTGTGGTCTTCTTCAATTAGCTTCCTTCATTTCGGCATCTCCTTTATTGGAAACACTTGTGCTGCAG TTAGACTGCCTTTCTTCTTCATTGACAAGGAAAGGACCCTTTCCCCACAAGAAAGCAGCAAAGTGCTACCATCAGAACATCAAGGTGGTAGAAATTATAAGATATGGTGGTACCACACGCCAGATTGATCTCGTGAAGTACGTGACGAAAACTGCATTTAGTCTTGAATAG